A section of the Telopea speciosissima isolate NSW1024214 ecotype Mountain lineage chromosome 3, Tspe_v1, whole genome shotgun sequence genome encodes:
- the LOC122657137 gene encoding probable glycosyltransferase At5g03795, which translates to MENKIQFQKLCQVETRRLVLVMAILAFVVIVIQSFGLPYGNVLWSLFPVGKNSVFGNSSFPSQDFSPKPAQIGDTTLNESNPADITTVFQVANNTEALGKRGQTEHQNVTKEKDDGPQKDMELDKASHLDVYQITHNESSSGGALNSDKNITLQHVNGTGNDSTLTKTREPENSSGDDGRKEDKTFVSEKSGSTDTDFASPSPVSPQVVPSANTAMPKRLESNSTNNITSVNSTPSVVKQETETLSKSEKPELSQDSRSNLLSNSTPIKNPVAKVPKHKESPTSVTSISEMNRLLSQSRTTSFAMRPRWSSVRDRELFSARVQIENAPIIRNDQKLYAPLFRNISMFKRSYELMERIAKVYVYREGEKPVFHRPVLNGIYASEGWFMKHMEANKHFVVKNPKKAHLFYLPFSARLLEETLYVPNSHSQKNLVEYLKIYLDVIAAKYPFWNRTGGDDHFLAACHDWAPYETKHHMDGCIRALCNADVTEGFKIGKDVSLPETYVRYPKDPMRGVGGNPPSKRQILAFFAGSMHGYVRPILLQYWENKDPDMKIFGPLDHGSKNKMNYVKYMKSSKYCICAKGYEVNSPRVVEAIFYECIPVILSDNFVPPFFEVLNWESFAVFVQEKDIPNLKEILLSIPETRLRQLQLRVKKVQQHFLWHSKPVKYDLFHMTLHSIWYNRVFQIRV; encoded by the exons ATGGAGAACAAGATTCAATTTCAGAAGCTATGCCAGGTCGAAACAAGGAGATTGGTTTTGGTGATGGCAATACTAGCTTTTGTTGTCATAGTGATTCAATCTTTTGGCCTTCCCTATGGTAATGTCTTGTGGTCTCTATTTCCTGTTGGTAAGAATTCAGTATTTGGGAACAGCAGCTTTCCATCCCAAGACTTTTCCCCTAAGCCTGCTCAAATTGGGGACACGACCCTAAATGAATCCAATCCAGCTGATATAACCACAGTTTTCCAGGTGGCTAATAATACTGAGGCTTTGGGTAAGAGGGGACAAACTGAGCATCAAAATGTAACAAAAGAAAAGGATGACGGCCCACAGAAAGATATGGAGCTAGATAAAGCTTCTCACTTAGATGTATACCAAATCACACATAATGAATCTTCATCTGGGGGAGCTTTAAATTCGGATAAAAATATCACATTGCAGCATGTCAATGGTACAGGCAATGATTCTACACTAACAAAGACAAGGGAACC TGAAAATTCATCAGGTGATGATGGTCGCAAAGAGGATAAAACTTTTGTATCAGAGAAAAGTGGAAGCACAGATACAGATTTTGCATCCCCATCGCCTGTGTCACCACAAGTAGTTCCTTCAGCTAACACAGCCATGCCAAAGAGATTGGAATCAAATTCGACAAATAATATCACATCTGTTAACTCCACGCCTTCAGTTGTCAAACAAGAGACGGAAACACTTTCCAAGAGTGAAAAACCTGAGTTGTCGCAAGATAGTCGATCTAATTTACTCAGTAATTCTACACCAATAAAAAATCCTGTAGCAAAGGTGCCAAAGCACAAGGAGTCACCAACTTCAGTAACATCAATATCTGAAATGAACCGTTTATTGTCTCAGAGCCGTACCACTTCCTTTGCCATG AGACCACGATGGTCTTCAGTACGAGACCGAGAACTTTTTTCTGCAAGAGTACAAATTGAGAATGCTCCGATCATCCGGAACGATCAAAAACTCTATGCTCCTCTTTTCCGGAACATTTCTATGTTTAAAAG GAGTTATGAACTGATGGAACGCATAGCCAAAGTCTATGTCTacagggaaggagaaaagcCAGTCTTCCACCGGCCAGTACTGAATGGAATTTATGCTTCTGAAGGATGGTTTATGAAACATATGGAGGCAAACAAACATTTTGTAGTTAAAAATCCGAAAAAAGCTCACCTGTTTTACTTGCCTTTTAGTGCCCGATTGCTAGAGGAGACCTTGTATGTACCAAATTCACACAGTCAGAAGAACCTAGTCGAATATCTGAAAATTTATCTGGACGTGATTGCGGCAAAGTATCCTTTCTGGAACAGAACCGGTGGCGATGATCATTTTCTTGCTGCTTGCCATGACTGG GCACCCTATGAAACAAAGCACCATATGGATGGTTGCATCAGAGCTCTTTGCAATGCTGATGTAACGGAAGGCTTTAAAATAGGCAAGGACGTGTCACTTCCAGAAACATATGTACGGTACCCAAAGGATCCTATGAGAGGCGTGGGAGGCAATCCTCCTTCCAAGCGGCAGATCCTTGCCTTCTTTGCTGGGAGCATGCATGGATATGTCCGTCCTATCCTGTTGCAATACTGGGAGAACAAAGACCCTGACATGAAAATTTTTGGTCCGTTGGACCACGGATCCAAGAACAAAATGAATTACGTCAAGTACATGAAGAGCAGCAAGTATTGTATATGTGCCAAGGGTTATGAGGTCAACAGTCCTAGGGTGGTGGAGGCCATCTTCTACGAATGCATCCCTGTGATTTTGTCTGACAATTTTGTGCCTCCTTTCTTTGAGGTTTTAAACTGGGAGTCATTTGCAGTTTTTGTCCAAGAGAAAGATATTCCCAATTTGAAGGAAATACTGCTTTCAATCCCGGAGACCCGGCTCCGGCAACTGCAGCTGAGAGTAAAAAAAGTGCAACAGCATTTTCTTTGGCACAGTAAGCCTGTGAAGTATGATCTCTTTCACATGACCCTTCACTCCATTTGGTACAACAGAGTTTTTCAAATAAGAGTGTGA
- the LOC122657136 gene encoding xylogalacturonan beta-1,3-xylosyltransferase-like isoform X1: MENVLQIQKICLVETRRVLFVAGVIAIIIIQFQSLILPYKKVLLSVCPDGKVTELRKNNFPVEDSAPKSAMVDRSSFLNDINMIDSSVTHGTMKNNDASDIGNGTANDNETEGKARDREIDSAGQEDAFELDEDMNLDEEFPTNKSVDLDMDFKLESVKDPANDNEIEGKAGGLDSDSAMEKDRGPDDAFELDEDTNPDEQLSPKKVVDLDINFELKVVNNPENGLTLEKGREEHNLSLEHFAKSLNSDNGLSSPIVGKAGTGLMIAKMERSVTSSTLPPLVLPPVASLTNASFQRTSDVTSNTSIHSVTSSISTLQKQATEMPSKDHTSGELQNAPATSNSNPIVTSNPVRKKMRCMMPPKSVTSISEMNRLLLYSRASPRSMRPRWSSVRDKELVSAKLQILNAPAVMNDRELHAPLFRNISMFKRSYELMERMLKVYVYKDGKKPIFHQPILKGIYASEGWFMKLMEGNKQFVVRDPRKAHLFYMPFSSRMLQYALYVRNSHGRKNLAEYLKSYTDLIAAKYPFWNRTGGTDHFLAGCHDWAPYETRHHMERCIKALCNADVTAGFKIGRDVSLPQSYVRSSRNPLRDVGGKSPSERPTLAFFAGSMHGYLRPILLKYWENKDPDMKIYGPMPRDVASKMSYIQHMKSSKYCICAKGYEVNSPRVVEAIFYECVPVIISDNFVPPFFEVLDWNAFSVIVPEKDIPNLKGILLSIPEKNYTEMQMRVKKVQKHFLWHNKPVKYDLFHMTLHSIWFNRVFQLKTR, encoded by the exons ATGGAGAATGTCCTTCAAATTCAAAAGATTTGTCTGGTTGAAACAAGGAGAGTACTTTTTGTTGCGGGGGTCATTGCTATAATTATTATACAGTTCCAGTCCTTGATCCTTCCCTATAAAAAGGTTCTTTTATCTGTATGTCCTGATGGCAAGGTTACTGAACTTAGAAAAAACAATTTTCCAGTGGAAGATTCTGCTCCTAAATCTGCCATGGTGGATCGGTCCTCTTTTCTCAACGACATAAACATGATTGATTCATCTGTTACCCATGGGACCATGAAAAATAATGATGCTTCCGACATTGGAAATGGTACTGCTAATGATAATGAAACAGAAGGGAAGGCTAGAGACAGAGAGATTGATTCTGCAGGCCAAGAAGATGCTTTTGAACTAGATGAGGATATGAACCTGGATGAAGAATTTCCAACCAACAAATCCGTAGACCTGGATATGGATTTCAAATTAGAGAGTGTCAAAGATCCAGCAAATGATAATGAAATAGAAGGGAAGGCTGGAGGCTTAGACAGTGATTCTGCAATGGAAAAGGATAGAGGCCCAGATGATGCTTTTGAACTAGATGAGGACACAAACCCAGATGAACAACTTTCACCCAAGAAAGTTGTTGACCTGGATATTAATTTCGAATTGAAGGTTGTCAACAATCCAGAAAATGGTCTTACACTAGAAAAGGGTAGAGAAGAACACAACCTTTCCCTTGAGCACTTTGCAAAATCACTCAATTCAGATAATGGATTGTCATCACCCATTGTTGGAAAAGCTGGTACAGGTTTGATGATAGCAAAAATGGAAAGATCAGTCACTAGTTCCACATTGCCTCCGCTTGTGTTGCCACCTGTAGCTTCCTTAACTAATGCAAGCTTTCAGAGAACCTCAGATGTGACTTCAAACACTTCCATTCATTCTGTCACCTCCAGCATATCTACATTGCAAAAGCAGGCAACAGAAATGCCATCAAAAGATCATACTTCTGGGGAATTGCAAAATGCTCCTGCCACTTCTAACAGTAATCCTATAGTGACTAGTAATCCtgtaaggaagaagatgaggtgtATGATGCCACCAAAATCAGTAACCTCGATATCTGAAATGAATCGTTTATTGCTTTATAGCCGTGCTTCTCCCCGTTCAATG AGGCCACGGTGGTCTTCAGTGCGTGACAAGGAACTTGTATCTGCCAAATTGCAAATCCTGAATGCTCCTGCTGTTATGAATGACCGAGAACTTCATGCTCCTCTTTTTCGGAATATTTCAATGTTCAAAAG GAGCTATGAACTGATGGAACGCATGCTCAAAGTATATGTCTACAAGGATggaaaaaaacccatttttcatCAGCCAATACTCAAGGGAATATATGCTTCTGAGGGATGGTTTATGAAATTGATGGAGGGAAATAAACAATTTGTTGTGAGGGACCCCAGAAAAGCTCATTTGTTTTACATGCCTTTTAGTTCTCGAATGCTACAATATGCATTGTATGTACGTAATTCACATGGTCGAAAGAACCTAGCTGAGTATTTGAAGAGCTATACAGACTTGATAGCTGCAAAATATCCTTTCTGGAACAGAACTGGTGGAACAGATCATTTTCTTGCTGGTTGCCATGATTGG GCACCATATGAAACAAGGCACCATATGGAGCGTTGCATCAAAGCCCTCTGCAATGCTGATGTTACTGCAGGGTTCAAAATAGGGAGGGATGTGTCTCTTCCACAATCATATGTACGCTCTTCAAGGAATCCTCTCAGAGATGTTGGTGGAAAATCTCCGTCCGAGAGGCCGACTCTTGCATTCTTCGCTGGAAGCATGCATGGGTATCTACGCCCAATCCTACTAAAGTACTGGGAGAACAAAGATCCAGATATGAAGATCTATGGTCCAATGCCTCGTGATGTTGCGAGCAAAATGAGTTACATCCAGCACATGAAGAGCAGCAAGTACTGTATATGTGCCAAGGGCTATGAGGTCAACAGTCCACGCGTGGTTGAGGCCATCTTTTATGAGTGTGTCCCTGTGATTATATCTGACAATTTTGTGCCTCCATTTTTTGAGGTTTTGGACTGGAATGCATTCTCTGTCATTGTCCCTGAGAAAGATATTCCCAACTTGAAGGGCATACTCCTCTCTATACCTGAGAAGAATTATACTGAAATGCAGATGAGGGTGAAGAAGGTGCAAAAGCATTTCCTTTGGCACAACAAGCCTGTTAAGTATGATCTCTTTCACATGACCCTCCACTCGATATGGTTCAATAGAGTTTTCCAGCTAAAGACCAGATGA
- the LOC122657136 gene encoding probable glycosyltransferase At5g03795 isoform X2, which yields MENVLQIQKICLVETRRVLFVAGVIAIIIIQFQSLILPYKKVLLSVCPDGKVTELRKNNFPVEDSAPKSAMVDRSSFLNDINMIDSSVTHGTMKNNDASDIGNGTANDNETEGKAGGLDSDSAMEKDRGPDDAFELDEDTNPDEQLSPKKVVDLDINFELKVVNNPENGLTLEKGREEHNLSLEHFAKSLNSDNGLSSPIVGKAGTGLMIAKMERSVTSSTLPPLVLPPVASLTNASFQRTSDVTSNTSIHSVTSSISTLQKQATEMPSKDHTSGELQNAPATSNSNPIVTSNPVRKKMRCMMPPKSVTSISEMNRLLLYSRASPRSMRPRWSSVRDKELVSAKLQILNAPAVMNDRELHAPLFRNISMFKRSYELMERMLKVYVYKDGKKPIFHQPILKGIYASEGWFMKLMEGNKQFVVRDPRKAHLFYMPFSSRMLQYALYVRNSHGRKNLAEYLKSYTDLIAAKYPFWNRTGGTDHFLAGCHDWAPYETRHHMERCIKALCNADVTAGFKIGRDVSLPQSYVRSSRNPLRDVGGKSPSERPTLAFFAGSMHGYLRPILLKYWENKDPDMKIYGPMPRDVASKMSYIQHMKSSKYCICAKGYEVNSPRVVEAIFYECVPVIISDNFVPPFFEVLDWNAFSVIVPEKDIPNLKGILLSIPEKNYTEMQMRVKKVQKHFLWHNKPVKYDLFHMTLHSIWFNRVFQLKTR from the exons ATGGAGAATGTCCTTCAAATTCAAAAGATTTGTCTGGTTGAAACAAGGAGAGTACTTTTTGTTGCGGGGGTCATTGCTATAATTATTATACAGTTCCAGTCCTTGATCCTTCCCTATAAAAAGGTTCTTTTATCTGTATGTCCTGATGGCAAGGTTACTGAACTTAGAAAAAACAATTTTCCAGTGGAAGATTCTGCTCCTAAATCTGCCATGGTGGATCGGTCCTCTTTTCTCAACGACATAAACATGATTGATTCATCTGTTACCCATGGGACCATGAAAAATAATGATGCTTCCGACATTGGAAATGGTACTGCTAATGATAATGAAACAGAAGGGAAG GCTGGAGGCTTAGACAGTGATTCTGCAATGGAAAAGGATAGAGGCCCAGATGATGCTTTTGAACTAGATGAGGACACAAACCCAGATGAACAACTTTCACCCAAGAAAGTTGTTGACCTGGATATTAATTTCGAATTGAAGGTTGTCAACAATCCAGAAAATGGTCTTACACTAGAAAAGGGTAGAGAAGAACACAACCTTTCCCTTGAGCACTTTGCAAAATCACTCAATTCAGATAATGGATTGTCATCACCCATTGTTGGAAAAGCTGGTACAGGTTTGATGATAGCAAAAATGGAAAGATCAGTCACTAGTTCCACATTGCCTCCGCTTGTGTTGCCACCTGTAGCTTCCTTAACTAATGCAAGCTTTCAGAGAACCTCAGATGTGACTTCAAACACTTCCATTCATTCTGTCACCTCCAGCATATCTACATTGCAAAAGCAGGCAACAGAAATGCCATCAAAAGATCATACTTCTGGGGAATTGCAAAATGCTCCTGCCACTTCTAACAGTAATCCTATAGTGACTAGTAATCCtgtaaggaagaagatgaggtgtATGATGCCACCAAAATCAGTAACCTCGATATCTGAAATGAATCGTTTATTGCTTTATAGCCGTGCTTCTCCCCGTTCAATG AGGCCACGGTGGTCTTCAGTGCGTGACAAGGAACTTGTATCTGCCAAATTGCAAATCCTGAATGCTCCTGCTGTTATGAATGACCGAGAACTTCATGCTCCTCTTTTTCGGAATATTTCAATGTTCAAAAG GAGCTATGAACTGATGGAACGCATGCTCAAAGTATATGTCTACAAGGATggaaaaaaacccatttttcatCAGCCAATACTCAAGGGAATATATGCTTCTGAGGGATGGTTTATGAAATTGATGGAGGGAAATAAACAATTTGTTGTGAGGGACCCCAGAAAAGCTCATTTGTTTTACATGCCTTTTAGTTCTCGAATGCTACAATATGCATTGTATGTACGTAATTCACATGGTCGAAAGAACCTAGCTGAGTATTTGAAGAGCTATACAGACTTGATAGCTGCAAAATATCCTTTCTGGAACAGAACTGGTGGAACAGATCATTTTCTTGCTGGTTGCCATGATTGG GCACCATATGAAACAAGGCACCATATGGAGCGTTGCATCAAAGCCCTCTGCAATGCTGATGTTACTGCAGGGTTCAAAATAGGGAGGGATGTGTCTCTTCCACAATCATATGTACGCTCTTCAAGGAATCCTCTCAGAGATGTTGGTGGAAAATCTCCGTCCGAGAGGCCGACTCTTGCATTCTTCGCTGGAAGCATGCATGGGTATCTACGCCCAATCCTACTAAAGTACTGGGAGAACAAAGATCCAGATATGAAGATCTATGGTCCAATGCCTCGTGATGTTGCGAGCAAAATGAGTTACATCCAGCACATGAAGAGCAGCAAGTACTGTATATGTGCCAAGGGCTATGAGGTCAACAGTCCACGCGTGGTTGAGGCCATCTTTTATGAGTGTGTCCCTGTGATTATATCTGACAATTTTGTGCCTCCATTTTTTGAGGTTTTGGACTGGAATGCATTCTCTGTCATTGTCCCTGAGAAAGATATTCCCAACTTGAAGGGCATACTCCTCTCTATACCTGAGAAGAATTATACTGAAATGCAGATGAGGGTGAAGAAGGTGCAAAAGCATTTCCTTTGGCACAACAAGCCTGTTAAGTATGATCTCTTTCACATGACCCTCCACTCGATATGGTTCAATAGAGTTTTCCAGCTAAAGACCAGATGA